atgAGCATACTGAGGAGATAGATTTCAAAATAGATATAGAGCATTTAGATGATGAAAAGAAATCCAAAATAAAACATCTGATAGAAGAATATAAAACAATTTTTGCCAAAGACAAATACGATATAGGAACTGTAAAAGATTATGAAGCAAGAATTGATCTTTTAGTTAACAAATTTTGTAGTAAGAGACCATACAGGTGTACAAttgaagacaaaaaagaaatagAACAGCAAGTGGcaaaattattagaaaaaaatttaattgaagaatCATATAGCCCATTTGCTGCACCAGTGACTCTGGCATTAAAAAAAGGAGAAGGAAAGACTAGACTATGCATTGATTTTAGAGATTTAAATAGAATTGTGACACCCCAGGCGCAACCTTTCCCACTAATTGATGACCTGATAATTAAAGCTAGAAATTGTAAATATTTTACATCACTGGATATCAATTCAGCATTTTGGTCGATACCACTAAGGATAGAAGATAGAAATAAAACAGGCTTCGTAACTCAAGAAGGACATTATCAATGGACTTGtttacaattcggtttaaaaacaGCGCCAGCAACCTTCCAAAGAATTTTATCAAGTATTTTGAGAAAACACAATCTGAAAAATTTCACGGAGAATTATATAGATGATTTGTTAATATTTTCAGAGTCTTTCGAAGAGCACATCAGACATGTAAAACAAGTTTTAGAAGCCATTCTGAAAGAAGGATTTagattgaaatttaaaaaatgcaAGTTTGCTTCTAAATCAATTGAATATCTCGGACACATAATAGAAAATAATACAGTAAGACCAATTAAAAACAATTTAGTTTCAATACACAATTTTCCAACTCCGAAAACGCAAAAGAGCATCAGACAATTTTTAGATAAAATTAACTTCTATCGTGAATACATACCAAATATCTCAACAATACTTGATCCACTACATAGATTATTAAGAAAAAACGTTAAATTTGATTGGTCAGAAGATTGCGAAAAATCatttgtagaaataaaaaaactactGTGTGATCAACCAGTACTGGAGATATTTGACAAAGATCTACCAATTAAAATGTACACAGATGCTTCAATAGAAGGTATGGGTGCAATATTGAAACAGACACAAAGAAATGGAAAAGAAAAACCAGTagcatatttttcaaagaaactcaatgaaactcaaaaaagaaaaaaagctatATATTTAGAATGTCTGGCAATAAAGGAAGCAGTAAAATATTGGGAGCACTGGTTAATTGGAAGAAGGTTTGAGGTTTACTCAGATCATAAACCTCTTGAGAACCTAAACATAAAAGCAAGAACAGACAAAGAGTTAGGTGACCTAACATATTATCTATCCCAATTTGATTTCAGTATCACATACATACCAGGGAAATTCAACACTGAAGCAGACTGTCTTAGCAGAAACCCGGTATTAGAAGCCATAGATAACACTCAAGAAGCATTTAAGATAGTAAATACAAtcaatattcaagaaataaaaagGGATCAAGACGAAAATATCACACTAAAAGAACTTAAGAGGAAAACAATAGATGAACATGGTATAGTTTATAAaacaactaaaaataaaaaaaagataatatTATCAGAGAAATTGAGTGTTGAATTAATAAAGAATATACATAGAGATTGGTGTCATATTGGAATAAATCAAATGATTGGTAAAATATGTCCATACTATACTTCAAAAAGATtaatagaaaatataaaaaaaatttgcaagGCATGTGATATTTGTAAAAGAAATAAATCTAGAGGACAAGCAAAGTATGGATTGAGGCCATTCGAGATAGTGTCGATTGATACCATAGGTGGATTTGGTGGTCAAAGATCAACAAAAAGATATCTACACCTTTTGGTGGATCACTATACAAGATACGCATTCATATTAACATCAAAAACACAAACTGCAAATGATTTTATAAAAATAGTTCGAAATACATTAGAAATTGGCAAGATAGATACAATATTAACTGATCAATATCCAGGAATAAATtccaaagaattcaaaaattatttaaaagaaCAAAACATCAGACTTATTTATACAGCCTTAAATGCACCATTTTCAAACGGTCTGAATGAAAGACTAAATCAGACAATAGTTAATAAAATAAGATGTAAAATTAATGAATCTGGAGAAAAGAAAGCTTGGACAACAATAGCAAGAGAATGTGTTGATAAATATAACATAACAGAACATTCGGTAACAGGTTTTACACCTCAATATTTACTAAATGGGACTATCAACTATCACAAGTTTGCTACCTGAAGAATTGAAGGAATCTATTAGTGCAGAAGACTGGAAAAAGGATAGAAAACTAGCCTTACAAAACACCATAaaatcacatgaatataacaaaaaattgtttgacAAAAACAGAAAAGATAACGAATTTAACACAGGTGATTTAGTATACATAGAAAACGGCAACAGgttaaatagaaaaaaaactgGATGAACTTAGGATTggaccatttgaaataacagagAAGATATCAAATACAATATTTAAAATCAAAACTGgaaaaagaaatgaagaaactggattATTCCATATAACGAAATTActtccaaaataaacaacacCTTCAGGAGGGGAGATGTAAAGAATTCTTCATtcaaattctttcaataaacttTCGCTAGATCGAGCATGGCGTGTGActtggagattctgtgacaaCGTCACGAGAATGTCAGTCGAGAGAGAAATAGACGAGTGAACGGATAATAATAAACTGTAATTGTTGTTTCTTTTGTATTACAggtaattttgtaatttgtacaaataatgtaaataataactaataaactTTTGTATTACAGAGAAACCAAACTTTATATTATTATCCAGACAGATATAAcctcttatatatatatataggatcagtttcgtggcggcgccaccatgtcatttgcttcgttctatccttgttctaccagagGAAGTagaatgatactctctcgttttattttgttttgcgttgatatcgaacatcgatcaacgagttcaaaatatgaacagacccattttgtcagctgttaaatttgtgatttacagttcaattttcgttgtaaaaacaaatctgtcaatatttcaacactatcgaataagggttcggaggagtatttactattcttcttcaagataatttccgtttgacaaattgaattcgtgatttcaatatgattttaataaaatacagttgattggtcaaatatccaatatattcagttgacggaaagggaattttcactatatctactcaggaagaatatttaaagAACAGATTCGAATAGagatatgtatttctgattctcaatacatgctcacaatttacattacgtatttccaatacaatttctttgaaatattgctgaagttgccataaaacttagctatatccgtcccgaatgttcgttcatctgatttggttctgcctcaaattccaacaacaccgaattcttagctataatagttcttgattgtccatacagttgtgggttgaatagtctgttgagctggaactatcgttagtattttcagggaaaagggaagtgaaataaaatattcccacagaatatcacagtttttattcaacccaacctttatgagggttgccctgaagagtaaaatatatgcaatgtcgttttaacaaaaacgaatttgtttcgccctaatgtgcggtcactgttgacgtccggaatgcaggctcgggatgcaggtcaagtgtcgccctgataattgttgccagatgtgttgggaccgcaggtcttcgagtagctggagtggttttgagaaaaaccttttgtgtgcaggcttggaatgcggaagCGATATGCGTAATTTTCAAAGCTGGTGTTCGTCTGTCTCGATCGCTGAATGTGAATGTGAATCTTTTTTGCTttccatatgggttctttttataccattttcggcacattttctctgcaccaatgaaattgtacgacgaaggaggagtggtttcctatgtttctccgttttgattttctcgtcgaatttgttgtaggaattcggcatgtgaatttattttcgaggaaattattacatttcctacaCACTCCCCCACCAGTGACGAAGTTACGAAACATATTGTAGAAATCTCTTGGGAAAATGAACTCTTCTGCCGGATCTAGTAGTTGTTCTTTCCTGGGCTGGAGTTTGATCTTCTCTATCGGGTTCTACAGGGTGTCCTTGCATTGGCTGGTTCTTCATATCGTCGTCCGCGATGACGTAGGCTGGTTTTAACCTGTCGATTGTCACTGTCGTTTCCTTGCCgtttatttttattacgaagTGTTGAGGCGAAGTCCAAAACActtcgtaataaaaataaacGGCAAGGAAACGAAGTGTTTTGGACTTCGCCTCAACACTTCGTATGGTCCGTCGTAGGGGTTTTGCAGGCCTTTCTTCGGACCATCATGCCGGACGAACACGTAAGGTGAAGTTACCAAGTCCTTGAATATAAAGCTGGTCCGCTCTACGTGGTGGCTTCCATCAGTGGGCCTTATTTCTCGCATTTGTTGCCTCAGGTTCACTATGAAGTCGGATGTGTTCTCGCTATCATCCGAACTTCTGGAATCCAGGAACTCTCCGGGCAATCTGAGGGGCTCTCCATATACTAGTTCTGCTGCCGTTGCTTTAAGGTCTTCTCGCCAGGCTGCTCGCATTCCGAGGAGGACGGTAGGGAGTGTTTCGGTCCATCGGTCGTTCTTGTGGCATTTTATTGCTGCCTTAAGTTGTCGATGGATTCTCTCCACCATGCCGTTTGCTGCTGGGTGATAGGCGGTAGTACGGATGTGATTCGTGCCAGTCAACTTACTTAATTCGTTGAACAGGCTCGACTCGAATTGTCTTCCTTGATCAGTGGTGATCCGAAGTGGAGTACCGAACCTCGCTATCCAGTTTGTGTAAAATTCTCTGGCGATGGTGGATGCCTCCTGGTTTTGGAGTGGGATGGCTTCTGGCCATCTAGTGAATCGGTCGACGCAAGTGAGGCAGTATCGGTAGCCCTCAGAGTGTGGCATGGTGATGATGTCCATGTGCACGTGGTCGAATCGACGTGTTGGTGGCATGAAAGTACCCAGTGGAGCATTGACGTGGCGAGTGACTTTGGCTCTCTGACACTCTATACAGCTGCGGGACCATTTTCTGCAGTCTGCGTTGATTGAAGGCCATACGAAACGTTGTTTGACCATTTTGATGGATGCATTCACTCCGGGATGTGCCAGTCTTTGAATGGTATCGAAGGCTGCTCTGCGGAATGATTTGGTGAGAAATGGACGTGCCTGAGGTGTGGATGTATCACAGTACACAGCGATTTCTGACCCATGTGGTTTCATCTTCCGTAGCAGCAATCCTGTGTCCTTGAAGATATCTCTGCAGTTCGTCGTCATCTTCTTGCGATGTGGCCAATGCTGCATAGTCCAAGGTGTGAGTTACTTCGTCCAATCTTGAAAGGGCATCAGCGACGACATTCTGCACTCCTGGAACGTATCGTATGTCGGTGGAGAATTGCGAGATATAATCCAGATGGCGGAACTGTCTGGGCGAGCACTTCTCTGGCTTCTGCTTGAAGGCATACGTCAATGGCTTGTGATCCGTGAAAATGGTAAAGTTTCGGGCCTCTACCATGTGTCTGAAGTGTTTGATGGCTAGGTAGATGGCTAGCAGTTCACGGTCGTATGCTCCATAACGAGTCTCTGgtggtgacagtttcttggagaaGAATGCCAGTGGTTGCCATTCGCTGTTGACCAACTGTTGTAGAGTAGCTCCTACTGCAGTGTCTGACGCGTCGGTTACTAAGGCTAGAGGAGCGGAGTCCTTGGGATGCGCAAGCAAGGTGGCTGAAGCTAGCATCTTCTTTCCTTCTTCAAAGGCTGCAGTGGCTTCTGGGGTCCATGATATCTTCGCCTTTCCTTTCAGTTTTGGCACAAGCAGGTCGTGGAGAGGTGCAAGTGTCTGTGATGCTCGGGGTATGAAACGACGATAGAAGTTTATCATACCCAGGAATCTTCGAAGGTCTTTGGCGGTTGTTGGTTTACTGTACCCCAGTATGTCTTGGATTCTGTCTGGCAGTGGTCTTGTTCCATCGGTAGAGACGAGGTAACCAAGGAACTTTACTTCAGGTTGTCCAAAGATACACTTGGCTGGATTGAGGACGATGGAGTAGTTGCGGAACCTCTCGAAGATGATCCGAAGATGTTCCATGTGTTCCTCTTCGGACGATGAGGCGATCAGTACGTCATCAATGTAGCTGAAGCAGAAGTCCAGTCCTTGTAGAACCTCATCGATGAATCTTTGGAAAGTCTGTGCTGCGTTCCGTAGTCCAAACGTCATGACTGGGAACTCGAACAGTCCAAATGGCGTCGTGATGGCGGTCTTGGGAACATCTTCTTCGGCCAGGGGAATCTGGTTGTATGCCCTCACTAGATCGAGGGTTGAGAAAATTTTCTTCCCCTGGAGGATATGGGCGTAGTCCTGGATGTGTCTCACGGGATACTGATCAGGGACAGTCCGGGCGTTTAGGGCACGGTAGTCTCCACACGGTCTCCATTCTTCAGAACCCTTCTTTGGTGCGAGATGCAGTGGGGATGACCATGGACTCTTGGATGGACGGGCGATTCCTAGTCGTAGCATGGCTTCGAACTCCTTTTTGGCTGCCTTGTACTTATCTGGTGCCAAACGTCGTGGTCTCGAAGCTACTGGTGGTCCTGGCATCGTCTTGATGTGATGCCTTGTGTTGTGCCTGATGCGTCCTGGGGCTCCTGCAGGTCTGGTGATCTCTGGAAAATGCGTTAGTAGATCATGATACCTGGAGGATCCGTTGACAGTCTTGACTTCTGGGATGGAGCACTCAGCCACTTCTCCTTGGGTAGTGAGTTGGGTGGTTCCGTCCAAAAGTCTTCGGTTCCTCACGTCCACTAGCAGGTTGTAGAAACTCAAGAAGTCGACGCCGATGATGGGCTTTGATACGTCGGCTATGACGAACCTCCATGTGAAATCTCGGCGTAGTCCTAGGTTCAGCGTGAGGGTGGTTGTACCATACGTGGCGATGGGTGTCCCATTGGCTGCTGAAAGGACGTAGTCGGACTTCTCTCGTCTGCCAGTCACTGCGCTGCGTGGGAAGACGCACAGGTCTGCTCCAGTGTCGACCAGGAACTGCAACTTGGAGTCCTGATCAGTAATGAACAAGCGGCGCGTCGTTGGGCTGGGATCACTGGCCGCTTCTAGTGAAGGCCCCCTTCGTTTCCCGAGGTGTAGTTGCAGGGCTGCACGCACTTCGTGGACCTGGCTCCAAATCTCGTATGGTACCAGCAGTGTCCGTCAGTTGGCGATCGTCTGCGACTCTGGCTTCTTCGACGGTCGTGGGAACGGCTTCGGCTACCATCTCTCTTGGGTCGCTCTCGGTGGTGTGCTGCCAGCTCTGCCCGCAGGGTTGCTATCTCCAGGTTCAGTCCTAAGACCATTTGCTCCAGCTTCCTATCGATGATGGCCTCTATGTTGGTTGTCTCTGCTATCTGGTGGACGATAGGTCGGGAGGCTTCCATTATATTGTCTGCATGGGTTGCCAAGTCTTCGAGATTCGTGTCCTTGATGATGGCCAATGACACCTGGACACACTTGGGTAGACGGCTCATCCACAGGGATTTCATCAGGGCTTCTGGGACGGTTGGATCTGCGAGTCCCTGTAAATGTCGAAGGAATTGTGACGGCTTACGATCCCCCATTTCCTCTCGTTCCAGTAGGCGGCGGGTCTTCTCTTCTTGGGAGGCACTCAGACGTCGCACCAGCTCCATCTTCAATTTCTCGTAGGCCCCGTCGGTAGGTGGGTTCATTATGATGTCCTTCACCTCGGCGGCAAATTTTGCTGGCAGGGCTCCTACGATGTAGCCAAACTTCGTCCGGTCTTGTGTCACTCCGGAGCAAAGAAAGCTTCCTTCAGCCATGGCGAACCATAATTCGGGATCGGCGGCTACAAACTCTGGCATCCGAACGGCGACTCTTGAGACCTGGGCTGCTTCTTGTTCCATTTTTCTTCGGGGCTCCTTCTtcgatcacgtcggggtcaccaatttgtgggttgaatagtctgttgagctggaactatcgttagtattttcagggaaaagggaagtgaaataaaatattcccacagaatatcacagtttttattcaacccaacctttatgagggttgccctgaagagtaaaatatatgcaatgtcgttttaacaaaaacgaatttgtttcgccctaatgtgcggtcactgttgacgtccggaatgcaggctcgggatgcaggtcaagtgtcgccctgataattgttgccagatgtgttgggaccgcaggtcttcgagtagctggagtggttttgagaaaaaccttttgtgtgcaggcttggaatgcggaagCGATATGCGTAATTTTCAAAGCTGGTGTTCGTCTGTCTCGATCGCTGAATGTGAATGTGAATCTTTTTTGCTttccatatgggttctttttataccattttcggcacattttctctgcaccaatgaaattgtacgacgaaggaggagtggtttcctatgtttctccgttttgattttctcgtcgaatttgttgtaggaattcggcatgtgaatttattttcgaggaaattattacatttcctacaCAGTAAActaaacttactgaacgacccctttctcgaaactaatacattttcacacaccaacaatcgcttataaatacaacatattcgtacgtcgtaggaaattattttcgaatatcaaatgacaatgctctgtcaaattctaaacagcgctacctacagtggaaaaaacgaaactgatcccatatccccacgaaattaaaaacaaaatcgaatcagtgaatacaccagagttttagacatcttagttttgttcattcgtcaatcaatttgtatatattgtgtcataaagagaccataccatgacgaaatcataaaaaagcatgaagaaattatactgacgggcttgaatacaggtcttgtatacctctgtaaggtttttttcaattgtggttctgaaatttttgtaaataatatgtaagtaacggaaaggtgtatcctatgacggcaaattgaatattggttcataacaatttctgatatgaattgtacaaattcaactcagtttattaattcaaaacgttttcgcAGAGAAAACAGCAGATAACCATTTACTCTtatatcctagtcaaagctctattcgttgtccataatttcaaatttttgtaaattttttattgattgcaaataaaaatttatcacatccaacagcgtatttcattgataccaatcgattctaaacaattttcagatgaaaacatcctggtcacaaaaaaaaacaaccttttgttttgtcgctcaggatgtttgttttctagtttcaacaaggtcaatattgaaattcaatacaaggaaaataattcgaatttcgcgcccctcaattataaaacagaaaactgttattaaacagtttttctgtattgataataagttctcagcgccatctcattgtcaaatgtgttttcactggccaaaatgtagtcggtttttagtactagcgatatgagggcgtttcctatctttctactctataatctttgatcaaaAATACATATAAGTCTGTCCGTCTATAGATATCTTGATTAGTCGTTCGAATATTCAGCGGAGATCACGGTCATTCACGAGTGATAACGATCGAAAGCTCAAAATGCAGTGACACTTAATGATcgaatttagaataattttttgtgattAGTGTACCATAACAATAGGTGGCGCCACTTGTCAGAGTGATCTACAGTGAATCTATCAAACTATCTATCTATAATCGAGTTCAAGCGGTTATTGCTGGTTTTGCCCTTGGTTATGGCCCTTCCCAACTTCTATCCCCACTTCAATAACCAGAAGTTCAACCCAGCTCTCGAGTatggttatctccggttatctgCGCTTGAAAGCAGttggcgtatggtccgtatatacacatttggtaaccgaaagttaccagagcggttactctggtgacagatattgaacttAATTGTCAGTAACATCACAGTATAGACACCATATGTGGtaacataaagtaagtcaagatggGTCTGTTCTGGGGTCAGTAATTCGTCatttacggaccgcccacttactaaccagggctgtggtccgtatatacactttggttacttctggttagtaagtgggcggtccgtatatgtcgaattcctgacaatttggttcaatatcagtcaccagagtaaccgctctggtaactttcggttaccaaatgtgtatcacagaacacaccttgacttactttatgatctgtatatacggaccatacgccagaagaaaccaaagtgtatatcattgaactaaagtttctttagttcaatggtgtatatacggaccacagacttggttattgttggtaattaccaatgatgaccaggttattcgcttagtttgtctatgattcgcttgaaatcgatttatgtttgatagagtcactgtagagtGATCCATGGACATAGATACATggaccatagacatattaaacacatatgttttataggtctatgacATGGACTGTGCCAAGGAGATATCTCcttggactgtgccttccctttatatctatgcatgaaatacggtaaaaaaaatgacagagagaaacgcacgtcgggcatgcaattgtctttttctagaattttgattggtccagaCTAACCTCTATGtaaacaaaaaagagacaggtaaatgcccgacgatcatttctctctttccatagaaaagacaatttcatactgacattgctcagtcctctataacaattaatgtcaaacaaaagccacaattcagaagattttcgaaaatagatttttcgtctgatgaaggagtctgatatagactctgaaatgttacaacataaaattataatttcaacgtaatttattttcagttcattggcaggcaacaattttttatagttaatttgctcctgacaaattagtgcaagaatttacgcaggagcaaatcgtttatttcatttttaattgattttgtttcagagattggaagtgaaaaccctaaaaagttaattaagaaatgcagaatcctcccatttcaatcgatatctctatgtctatgttcatACATCTTCATAGATTGTAGACCATAGAAATTATAACTTGTGTTCTCTATGGTtagttaacctaacctaactaatttgatgttctgtgaccTAACCTAAATCTGTAATCTTTGGTTCTTCCAGAGACAACTCTGGTTCTTCATTCTTCGGGTTTAAATTCGTATTTTAGGTTTAGGTACAGGATGTTGATTCATGAGAGTTATTGAACAAGATAGATCCTGCTTGCCCTTAACATTAATAATGGGACTATCAATGGAATGACAAATAATGTTATCAGTACATCGAGATGTACTCCAAATAATCCAAGCCAAGTTCTCTTCTTTGGAAATTGTTAAAAGTGTATCCTTAGAGGTATCGTAACTCTAAATTAATACTTCCAACTGACAATTTGAATGCTCCAATCAAAGGCACGAAAACATTTCAATGAGACACTACTTTGCGTTGACATTTCATTCTTTGCTTCGAAGAGTATTCCTTAACTACTGTACagattcatttgaatgtttcacTTCCAGATGATTTTTGGAGTGAATATTTCTATATTTTAGCTATAGTAGTGAGAAACCATAGTCCAGCTTTATTCCTATTCTCATCAAAAAAGGCTATACCTGTTCATTTGTCAGATTTACAGATTGAAAGTGTTATACCAATAGATGAACATTTCAATTGCTGTAAGTATATAGCCAATTTGTGTATATAATATAATGCAAAATTGTGTTTCTCAAagatcttcacttgaaattaaAGCAATGTTCAGCTTCTAGACTGATACAGAGCAAGTCAAACTGGAATTTCTATCAAAGATCGGCTAGTGTTAATGAATACAGTAAAAATTATCTGtttttgaatgaatgaatgacaattgtcaaccacaaaaatctttggaaaaatttgaattttaatgCAATTTATTAGAAAATGGATATGAAAAGACAATTCCTAGTGTCGATTGTGATGAATTTAGGAGGTATTTGTTTGATATTTATCGAATCAATTCTGAAACTCAACTGTCTCTCTTTTTCATACATGAATTTATCTCGTCACATATACAAGATATAACAATATAAGAAATATACATAGTCTGTTTATAAATAATCTCACGCCGATTAACCGGAAATTCTACAGTTTTATGAGTtttttatttgttgtcctttatggTTTGTCTTGT
Above is a window of Coccinella septempunctata chromosome 5, icCocSept1.1, whole genome shotgun sequence DNA encoding:
- the LOC123313954 gene encoding uncharacterized protein LOC123313954, translated to MEQEAAQVSRVAVRMPEFVAADPELWFAMAEGSFLCSGVTQDRTKFGYIVGALPAKFAAEVKDIIMNPPTDGAYEKLKMELVRRLSASQEEKTRRLLEREEMGDRKPSQFLRHLQGLADPTVPEALMKSLWMSRLPKCVQVSLAIIKDTNLEDLATHADNIMEASRPIVHQIAETTNIEAIIDRKLEQMVLGLNLEIATLRAELAAHHRERPKRDGSRSRSHDRRRSQSRRRSPTDGHCWYHTRFGARSTKCVQPCNYTSGNEGGLH